ACTACGAGCAGGACAAAGAGCTTCAGGAAACCAAGAAGAACATCAAGGGGCTCTCCAAGAAACTCGGCCAGTTCCCTGACCGCTGCACGCTGAAGGCTGGACCATTCAATGTCAAGTAGGTCACTTGAGATGTCGAGTGTTTGGTTGTTTAAAGTCACCCTTATATTCAAGATATCATTCAAACAGGCACAATAAACACAGTATATCAAGCCTTTATACACTCTGAAATGTGGATAGCTCTTTGTTCTTGTTGCATAGCAGCGGTATTTATACtattatgaaatatattttcaacaaaGTACTGTTTAGAGATTTAACTTTATAGATTTGACAAGCATGGGTGATTACACTGTCAGCCGCTGACAGCTTGTCTGCTCTGTTTCTGACCCTCTAACACAACTTTGATggaaaaatgctttttaatttgagTGATTTGACAGCTACGGCCTCATTTGAGGTGTCAAATTGTTTCTAAAAGGCCCGCTGGTGCTTTGGGAAATGCTTTGAAACGCTCCCGAGCTCTGTTTGTGAAGAGCTAATTAGACTTATTAAGACAGAGGACGTGAACTCACAAGAAACTCATCAATGAGCCAGCGACAAAAAGCAGCATCTCCTTTGATAAGATTCTCTTTCATCAGTCAGAGCCTGGAGCGTTTGAAGTGGGTCAGAAGACGCTAAAGGTCAGGAGGAGGGAGGCGGTATTTGGAGCCACAGGTTAATCTGTTCTGCGATACTCTGGGATGACTGCTGTTGGTCTTTGTCATGAAAGCAGGAGGATAATCGCTGTGTCGTTCTGCATAATAATTAGTAATCAGTGACGTTAATAGCCAGTAATTTAGACGTTTAAGGAACACAAGACAACTCAATCCGTGGATGCTTTTTTGGACGACTTTTCAGATTTGAACTATGATATGTTTCCTTtcttgttttaattgtgttctgTAACTGTGGTGCGGCATATCTTGGCCAGGACTGTCTCCTAAAAGAGATATTTAAtcttaaataatacaaaaataaacaacgtTGATGTTGTGCTTTAACTAAGGGGTATTTCAGCTCCATCCCTGATTGCTGAAAGCACCATTGTCCGATCGCTGCGTCTATTTGAAACACTTTCTCTGTTCAGGAAGCATCTCTGCTCCTCTGCCAaagcctcctcttcctgttggaCACTAAACGCTCCCATCCATCTGCGCTGTTTGTTGACATACATATTTCGCATCAATTTAGATGTTGCTGTCGTGGTGAGAGCCAAAAGAGAGATTCCCTGCCAAGGTTCATGTGAATgtaaaattgtgtttaattagCTGTGTGAATTTTAGGcctgaatgtgtttgttctcTGTTTAGAGCGGCAGCAGCCAGCCGAATGAAAATGCTGttgggtttttcttttattatccGCTGAGTATTCAGCCTGGTGTCCTAATTACAAGTTCCCAGGGTTTCTGTCACGAGAAAGGAGTGCAGTGAATTAAAaccagtagtgtgtgtgtgtgtgtgtgtgtgtgtttcagttttactAGCGCGCTGGGTGTCGGATACTTGATGGTGTGCACCGCCAGCTACCCCAACGTGCTCGCCTTCTGCTTCCTGGACGAGCTGCAGAAGGAGTTCATCGTCACCTATGACCCAAAGCGAATCAAAAACGCCGTGCGGCCGTACTCCTTCATTGAATTCGGTGAGCTGCACTGTGTTTAAAAAACGCATTTCAGATACTTTTCAGACTTAATATCTCAAACCCACagatatttaaattcaaatcatttaaaaattcTCTCAATTTAAAAGCTAAAACCAGAAAGTGTTTGACATCAAAAATAGATCAATCATAGACATAATCTGTTGACTGCTTTATTTCTGAACTATTGAATGAGtgatttaaatagttttattcATTCAAACTTATTGTTACGTTctctaatttattttattcattattataattaattaattagaGTTATTTCTCTTGCCTATTTTAactctttttaatttgaaatccCGTTaatcatgtattattattatcagcgTGGGACCTGAATAACATTTCttgttttctgattctgagaaatctttattattattattattttttatcatacaAGCTATCTGTGTCCCTCCCTTATTTTGCCCCCCTGTGTTATCGCCTAACTTCTACCTCCATCAGACACCTTCATCCAGAAGACGAAGCAGCGCTACAACAGCCCGCGCTCGCTCTCCACCAAGATCAACCTGTCCGACATGCAGACGGAGATCAAGCTGCGGCCGCCGTACCAGCTCTCTGCGGACGACCTGCGCAGCGTCAACGGGTTCTCGCCGCACAAATCCTCCAAATACGAAGGCATCGGTAGGACATGagctgcagccacacacacacacacacacacacacacacacacacacacacacacacacacacacacacacacacacacacacacacacacacacacacacacacacacacacacttataataCCTCATTTCCCTTCTGGGGATCAATAACGTGCTATCTTATCTTGCTCTCATTATGGCCACTAATTAACAGGAGTGACATTGGTCCTTGTAACGCAATGACACAGAAGGGTCACGGGTGATTTCCTCACAATGATGTATTATATACTGCAGCAGTAAAGGACCTGTTCTGTGGCACCTTCGTACAGTTCAGGACCAGTTCACACAAAACTTCTAGGCTCTTCCAAGTGCTCTTGGTTCTGTTTAAAGGTGCAGCATAGAAGGTGTATTTTTCCGTCCT
This genomic stretch from Eleginops maclovinus isolate JMC-PN-2008 ecotype Puerto Natales chromosome 7, JC_Emac_rtc_rv5, whole genome shotgun sequence harbors:
- the sec22a gene encoding vesicle-trafficking protein SEC22a; protein product: MSMVLFASVVRVGDGLPLSASTDYEQDKELQETKKNIKGLSKKLGQFPDRCTLKAGPFNVNFTSALGVGYLMVCTASYPNVLAFCFLDELQKEFIVTYDPKRIKNAVRPYSFIEFDTFIQKTKQRYNSPRSLSTKINLSDMQTEIKLRPPYQLSADDLRSVNGFSPHKSSKYEGIAPTQMLDPVTLPGIVSCVLSVLCGGLNLLRGVHAIESIMQNDDEDFNYVIAFFLGTAACLYQCFLFAYFSVWRNSKSFLAFALICLSNMYLYELRNMWQILFHVAVGAFMTLQIRLRQPQGKAPDYNV